One region of Streptomyces capillispiralis genomic DNA includes:
- a CDS encoding DUF3000 domain-containing protein, whose translation MDEPKGNEGEAGHGGAPPPPFRAAVEALRGARLRPQIEVDPAPAPKRLAPYAYAMEAAVVDGEEDLADGRLVLLYDPAGHEGWQGAFRLVTLVRAELEPEMAADPLLPDVCWSWLTGALSARGLTYGEPSGTVTRASSHYFGGLSARPPASQIEIRASWTPREGLGGVPDTAAHLLAWSDLLAQVAGLPPAAPGDASVVTLPQRRGPQSR comes from the coding sequence ATGGACGAACCGAAGGGGAACGAGGGGGAAGCGGGGCACGGGGGCGCGCCTCCGCCGCCCTTCCGGGCCGCTGTCGAGGCGCTGCGCGGCGCGCGGCTGCGCCCGCAGATCGAGGTGGATCCGGCCCCCGCGCCGAAGCGGCTCGCGCCGTACGCGTACGCGATGGAGGCGGCGGTCGTCGACGGCGAGGAGGACCTGGCCGACGGCCGGCTGGTGCTGCTGTACGACCCGGCCGGGCACGAGGGCTGGCAGGGTGCCTTCCGGCTGGTGACGCTGGTGCGCGCGGAGCTGGAGCCGGAGATGGCGGCGGATCCGCTGCTGCCGGACGTGTGCTGGTCCTGGCTGACCGGCGCGCTCTCGGCGCGCGGCCTGACGTACGGGGAGCCGAGCGGCACGGTGACCCGGGCGAGCTCCCACTACTTCGGCGGGCTGTCCGCCCGGCCCCCGGCCTCGCAGATCGAGATCCGTGCCTCGTGGACGCCCCGGGAGGGCCTGGGCGGGGTTCCGGACACGGCCGCGCATCTGCTCGCCTGGTCCGATCTGCTGGCGCAGGTCGCGGGGCTGCCGCCGGCCGCTCCCGGGGACGCGTCGGTGGTGACGCTGCCGCAGCGCAGGGGACCGCAGTCGCGCTGA
- a CDS encoding helix-turn-helix transcriptional regulator — protein sequence MSVLLEQPASLVAYRPNKPTAMVVVADPRVRSTVTRHLWALGVRDVIEASSVAEARPRIGNPRDICVAEVHLPDGSGLTLLSETRAAGWPNGLALSAADDIGAVRNALAGGVKGYVVTGTRTNLGLPTRPGAAPIGAAAARLHRRPPGAPSHPGGYRELSGREVEVLRLVAEGQSNKAIGVSMGLSALTVKSHLARIARKLGTGDRAGMVAVALRTGIIH from the coding sequence GTGTCCGTTCTCCTCGAGCAGCCCGCAAGCCTGGTCGCCTACCGCCCGAACAAGCCGACCGCCATGGTGGTCGTGGCCGACCCCCGCGTCCGCTCCACCGTCACCCGCCACCTGTGGGCGCTCGGTGTACGCGACGTGATCGAGGCCTCGTCCGTCGCGGAGGCTCGTCCCCGCATCGGCAACCCCCGCGACATCTGCGTCGCCGAAGTCCATCTCCCGGACGGTTCCGGCCTCACCCTCCTGTCGGAGACCCGAGCCGCCGGCTGGCCCAACGGCCTCGCCCTGTCCGCCGCCGACGACATCGGCGCCGTGCGCAACGCCCTCGCCGGCGGAGTGAAGGGCTACGTCGTCACCGGCACCCGCACCAACCTCGGGCTCCCCACCCGACCCGGTGCCGCCCCCATCGGCGCCGCCGCCGCGCGCCTGCACCGCCGTCCCCCGGGTGCTCCGAGCCACCCGGGTGGCTACCGCGAACTGTCCGGCCGCGAGGTCGAGGTGCTGCGACTGGTGGCGGAGGGCCAGTCGAACAAGGCGATCGGCGTCTCGATGGGCCTGTCCGCCCTGACCGTCAAGAGCCACCTCGCCCGCATCGCCCGCAAGCTCGGCACCGGCGACCGGGCCGGCATGGTGGCCGTGGCCCTGCGCACGGGCATCATCCACTGA
- a CDS encoding ribonuclease D, which translates to MTDAHDTAADSSLRTTGGAPPDDDGLSATEAPIPLLEPREGIPPVVADEAALAEVTAAFAAGSGPVAVDAERASGYRYGQRAYLVQLRREGAGTALIDPVACPDLSGLGEALSGTEWVLHAATQDLPCLREIGMVPSRLFDTELAGRLAGFPRVGLGAMVENVLGFVLEKGHSAVDWSTRPLPEPWLRYAALDVELLVDLRDALEKELDRQGKLEWARQEFDAIASAPPPEPRKDPWRRTSGMHKVRRRRQMAVVRELWQTRDRIAQRRDVSPGKVLSDAAIVEAALALPATVHALAALNSFGQRVGRRQLEQWQAAVDRARALSESQLPQPGQPVTGPPPPRAWADKDPEAAARLSAARAGVSALAERLNLPQENLITPDTVRRVCWEPPKVVSAETVAAALTGHGARAWQVEQVTPVLVAALAASAGAS; encoded by the coding sequence GTGACCGACGCCCACGACACCGCAGCAGACAGTTCCCTGCGAACCACCGGAGGCGCCCCTCCGGACGACGACGGATTGTCTGCTACCGAGGCGCCGATCCCCTTGCTCGAACCCCGCGAGGGCATTCCGCCCGTGGTCGCGGACGAGGCGGCCCTCGCCGAGGTGACCGCCGCCTTCGCCGCGGGCAGCGGGCCCGTCGCCGTGGACGCCGAGCGTGCCTCCGGCTACCGCTACGGCCAGCGCGCCTACCTCGTCCAGCTGCGCCGCGAGGGCGCGGGCACCGCGCTGATCGACCCGGTCGCCTGCCCCGACCTGTCCGGTCTGGGCGAGGCGCTGTCCGGCACCGAGTGGGTGCTGCACGCCGCCACCCAGGACCTGCCCTGTCTGCGCGAGATAGGCATGGTGCCCAGCCGCCTCTTCGACACCGAGCTGGCCGGCCGCCTGGCCGGGTTCCCCCGGGTCGGCCTCGGCGCGATGGTCGAGAACGTGCTCGGCTTCGTCCTGGAGAAGGGCCACTCCGCCGTCGACTGGTCCACCCGCCCGCTGCCCGAGCCCTGGCTGCGCTACGCCGCCCTCGACGTCGAACTGCTCGTCGACCTGCGGGACGCGCTGGAGAAGGAGCTTGACCGGCAGGGCAAGCTGGAGTGGGCCCGGCAGGAGTTCGACGCGATCGCCTCGGCGCCGCCGCCGGAGCCCCGCAAGGACCCCTGGCGCCGCACCTCCGGCATGCACAAGGTGCGCCGGCGCCGGCAGATGGCGGTCGTCCGGGAGCTGTGGCAGACCCGCGACCGGATCGCCCAGCGCCGGGACGTCTCCCCCGGCAAGGTGCTCTCGGACGCGGCCATCGTGGAGGCCGCGCTCGCCCTGCCCGCCACCGTCCACGCGCTGGCCGCGCTGAACTCCTTCGGGCAGCGCGTGGGGCGCCGTCAGCTGGAGCAGTGGCAGGCGGCCGTCGACCGGGCCAGGGCGCTGAGCGAGTCCCAGCTGCCCCAGCCCGGCCAGCCGGTGACGGGCCCCCCGCCGCCGCGCGCGTGGGCCGACAAGGACCCGGAGGCCGCGGCACGGCTGTCCGCGGCCCGGGCGGGCGTGAGCGCCCTGGCCGAGCGGCTGAACCTGCCGCAGGAGAACCTGATCACGCCGGACACCGTGCGGCGCGTGTGCTGGGAGCCGCCGAAGGTCGTCAGCGCGGAGACGGTCGCCGCGGCGCTGACGGGGCACGGGGCCCGGGCGTGGCAGGTCGAGCAGGTCACGCCGGTGCTGGTCGCCGCGCTGGCCGCTTCGGCGGGGGCCTCCTAG
- a CDS encoding carbohydrate ABC transporter permease — protein MTRRTLARTLVYLSLALATLVVLLPLAVVLLTSLKSPQEMADGSGALALPDDPLNLDNYVTAFRDGEMLSAFGNTAVVLIAAVGGTILIGSMTAYAIDRFHFRFRKLVVAAFLLAALVPGVTTQVATFQIVNSFGLFDSLWAPIALYMGTDIVSIYIFLQFIRSIPVSLDEAARLDGANAFTVYRKVILPLLKPAIATVVIVKGINVYNDFYIPFLYMPSEDLGVISTSLFRFKGPFGAHWETISAGAILVILPTLVVFLFLQRFIYNGFMRGATK, from the coding sequence ATGACCCGCCGCACCCTGGCCCGCACCCTGGTGTACCTGTCGCTGGCCCTGGCCACCCTGGTGGTGCTGCTGCCGCTCGCCGTGGTCCTGCTGACCTCGCTGAAGTCCCCGCAGGAGATGGCGGACGGCAGCGGGGCGCTCGCCCTCCCCGACGACCCGCTGAACCTCGACAACTACGTGACCGCGTTCCGCGACGGCGAGATGCTGTCCGCCTTCGGCAACACGGCGGTCGTCCTGATCGCCGCCGTCGGCGGCACGATCCTCATCGGCTCGATGACCGCGTACGCGATCGACCGCTTCCACTTCCGCTTCCGGAAGCTGGTCGTCGCCGCGTTCCTGCTCGCCGCGCTGGTGCCCGGGGTGACCACCCAGGTGGCGACCTTCCAGATCGTCAACAGCTTCGGCCTGTTCGACAGCCTGTGGGCGCCGATCGCGCTCTACATGGGCACCGACATCGTGTCGATCTACATCTTCCTGCAGTTCATCCGCTCCATCCCGGTCTCCCTGGACGAGGCGGCCCGGCTGGACGGCGCGAACGCCTTCACCGTCTACCGCAAGGTGATCCTCCCGCTGCTCAAGCCGGCGATCGCGACGGTGGTGATCGTGAAGGGGATCAACGTCTACAACGACTTCTACATCCCCTTCCTCTACATGCCCTCCGAGGATCTTGGCGTGATCTCGACGTCCCTGTTCCGCTTCAAGGGCCCCTTCGGAGCGCACTGGGAGACGATCTCGGCGGGCGCGATCCTGGTCATCCTGCCCACCCTGGTCGTCTTCCTCTTCCTCCAGCGCTTCATCTACAACGGCTTCATGAGGGGGGCGACGAAATGA
- a CDS encoding carbohydrate ABC transporter permease — MADTTREAARPVPPAAPAGPKRAAPAPRGPRLSRRLTPWLFLVAPLALLLTFTYAPIANMIAYSFTDWDGVSPELSYTGTGNYTELLTRSELFEVFLVSGYYLVASVVQIVLALYFATVLSFDVRFRHFFKGVLFFPYLINGVAIGFVFLYFFQDGGTLDSVLGLFGADTDHAWLGTPFSANTSLAGVSVWRYLGLNFVLFLGAIQSIPGELYEAAEIDGASRWHQFRHIIAPGIKPVLSLSVILSVSGSLSVFEIPYIMTGGATGTETFVIQTVKLAFQFNKTGLASAAAVVLLLIVLAVTWVQRRIVPDEKVDLV; from the coding sequence ATGGCGGACACCACCCGCGAGGCGGCGCGGCCGGTCCCCCCGGCCGCGCCCGCCGGGCCGAAGCGCGCGGCCCCCGCCCCGCGCGGCCCCCGGCTGTCCCGCCGCCTGACCCCGTGGCTGTTCCTCGTCGCCCCACTGGCCCTGCTCCTGACCTTCACCTACGCGCCGATCGCCAACATGATCGCGTACAGCTTCACCGACTGGGACGGCGTCAGCCCCGAACTGAGCTACACGGGTACCGGGAACTACACCGAACTCCTCACCCGCTCCGAGCTGTTCGAGGTGTTCCTCGTCAGCGGCTACTACCTCGTCGCCTCCGTGGTGCAGATCGTCCTCGCCCTCTACTTCGCCACGGTCCTGAGCTTCGACGTGCGCTTCCGTCATTTCTTCAAGGGCGTGCTGTTCTTCCCCTACCTGATCAACGGGGTGGCGATCGGCTTCGTCTTCCTCTACTTCTTCCAGGACGGCGGCACCCTCGACTCCGTGCTCGGCCTCTTCGGCGCCGACACCGACCACGCCTGGCTGGGCACGCCGTTCTCCGCGAACACCTCGCTCGCCGGCGTCTCCGTCTGGCGCTACCTGGGCCTGAACTTCGTCCTGTTCCTCGGCGCCATCCAGTCCATCCCGGGCGAGCTGTACGAGGCGGCCGAGATCGACGGCGCCAGCCGCTGGCACCAGTTCCGGCACATCATCGCGCCCGGCATCAAGCCCGTACTGAGCCTGAGCGTCATCCTGTCCGTCTCCGGCTCGCTGTCGGTGTTCGAGATCCCGTACATCATGACCGGCGGCGCCACCGGCACCGAGACGTTCGTCATCCAGACGGTGAAGCTGGCCTTCCAGTTCAACAAGACCGGGCTCGCCTCGGCCGCCGCCGTCGTGCTGCTGCTGATCGTGCTGGCGGTCACCTGGGTGCAGCGGCGCATCGTCCCCGACGAGAAGGTGGACCTCGTATGA
- a CDS encoding ABC transporter substrate-binding protein produces the protein MNRRKALAGSIAVLALLASACTGTGGSAKGADAKAPDDPSAVKGSITVLTHRTDLVQDGTMEKYAAEFNRTHPGVKVEFDALTDYEGEVKIRMNTENYGDVLMIPAVIEKKDYPRFFASLGSEAERAARYRFTDYATVDGKVYGQSPIGVVPGFLYNKKVWSEAGVTDWPTTPAEFLDDLRAIRSKTDAVPYYTNFKDMWPLTQWTNVNGSVGCDTGATTALAEGDPWAEGADLRVGDTLLHDIVRGGLAEKDPTTTNWEASKPKLAKGEIATMWLGSWAVVQMRAAAEQAGTDPADIAFMPFPARKDGAFCAVTSPDYQQAVNVHSDHKEAARAWIDWFTDKSGYAAANLALSPLKDAPLPDVLKPYEERGVKLIDLDDTKGGEVKTIDNQSEVGIYKPDYRQELVDLARGAREGGLDDFFDDLGERWAEARDSLGS, from the coding sequence ATGAACCGACGCAAGGCACTCGCCGGATCGATCGCCGTCCTCGCCCTCCTGGCCTCGGCCTGCACGGGCACGGGAGGCTCCGCGAAGGGCGCGGACGCGAAGGCGCCCGACGACCCGTCCGCGGTCAAGGGGTCCATCACGGTGCTGACCCACCGGACCGACCTGGTGCAGGACGGGACGATGGAGAAGTACGCCGCCGAGTTCAACCGGACCCACCCCGGCGTGAAGGTCGAGTTCGACGCCCTCACCGACTACGAGGGCGAGGTCAAGATCCGTATGAACACGGAGAACTACGGCGACGTCCTGATGATCCCCGCGGTGATCGAGAAGAAGGACTACCCGAGGTTCTTCGCCTCCCTGGGCAGCGAGGCGGAACGCGCTGCCCGGTACCGCTTCACCGACTACGCCACCGTCGACGGCAAGGTCTACGGCCAGAGCCCGATCGGCGTCGTCCCGGGGTTCCTCTACAACAAGAAGGTGTGGAGCGAGGCCGGCGTCACCGACTGGCCCACCACCCCGGCCGAGTTCCTCGACGACTTGCGGGCGATCCGGTCGAAGACCGACGCGGTGCCGTACTACACCAACTTCAAGGACATGTGGCCACTGACCCAGTGGACCAACGTCAACGGCTCCGTCGGCTGCGACACCGGGGCCACCACCGCGCTGGCCGAGGGCGACCCGTGGGCCGAGGGCGCCGACCTGCGCGTGGGCGACACCCTCCTCCACGACATCGTGCGCGGCGGCCTCGCGGAGAAGGACCCCACCACCACCAACTGGGAGGCGTCCAAGCCGAAGCTGGCCAAGGGCGAGATCGCCACCATGTGGCTGGGCTCCTGGGCCGTCGTCCAGATGCGGGCCGCCGCCGAGCAGGCCGGCACCGACCCCGCCGACATCGCCTTCATGCCCTTCCCCGCGCGGAAGGACGGCGCCTTCTGCGCGGTGACCTCACCGGACTACCAGCAGGCCGTCAACGTCCACTCCGACCACAAGGAGGCGGCCCGCGCCTGGATCGACTGGTTCACCGACAAGTCCGGCTACGCGGCGGCCAACCTCGCCCTGTCCCCGCTGAAGGACGCCCCGCTGCCCGACGTGCTGAAGCCGTACGAGGAGCGGGGCGTGAAGCTCATCGACCTCGACGACACCAAGGGCGGCGAGGTCAAGACCATCGACAACCAGTCCGAGGTGGGCATCTACAAGCCCGACTACCGCCAGGAACTCGTCGACCTGGCCCGCGGCGCGCGCGAGGGCGGCCTCGACGACTTCTTCGACGACCTCGGCGAGCGGTGGGCCGAGGCGCGCGACTCCCTGGGGTCCTGA
- a CDS encoding glycoside hydrolase family 2 protein, whose amino-acid sequence MRQVTPLTDGWILRHPDGTGDGLPASVPGCVHTDLLAAGLIPDPFLGRNEAEVAWVGRRDWTYETELTAAPGAHERTDLVFDGLDTVAEVLLDGRPLGRTRNMHRSYRFDVTGLSGRLTVRFASAYTEAEAVRGTVGERPGAYAEPYQYVRKMACSFGWDWGPTLVTAGIWRPVRLERWSTARISRVRPLVTVEDGVGRVELAVDVERSRAGAPLTVEASVGGVRARARIDGTRGTVRLEVPDVRLWWPRGYGEQPLYEVELTLLRGADALDVWRRRTGFRTVELDTSADAHGTGFTLAVNGERLFARGVNWIPDDVFPSRITRDRYRRRLEQAAGAGVDLVRVWGGGIYESEDFYDACDELGLLVWQDFPFACAAYPEEQPLRGEVEAEARENVVRLMPHPSLVLWNGNNENLWGFRDWEWEPSLAGDSWGEGYYLGVLPRVVAELDPTRPYTAGSPWSGSWRHHPNDPAHGTHHSWEVWNRADYADYRLDVPRFVAEFGWQAPPAYATLRRALPGENFAPDSPGVLHHQKADDGNGKLERGLARHFALPEGDFDRWHYLTQLNQARAVAAGIEHWRSHWPVCAGTVVWQLNDCWPVTSWAAIDGDGREKPLYHELRRLYADRLLTVRADGDGLLVAAVNQAAEDWHGTLRLRRMSVGGTVIGEAAPVLAARGRAVAGIGVPAELVPTGPGEFLVADAEGLRALHFPAPDREVPYPRPEFEVALVPDGITVTARTLVRDLLLQADRLDPDARADRGLVTLLPGEEVTIGVRGWKTPDPDTARSALYCVEPTR is encoded by the coding sequence ATGCGTCAGGTCACACCGCTCACCGACGGATGGATCCTGCGACACCCCGACGGCACGGGGGACGGCCTCCCCGCCTCGGTGCCGGGGTGCGTGCACACCGACCTGCTGGCGGCCGGGCTGATCCCCGACCCCTTCCTCGGCCGCAACGAGGCCGAGGTGGCGTGGGTGGGCCGGCGGGACTGGACGTACGAGACGGAGCTGACGGCCGCGCCGGGCGCGCACGAGCGGACGGACCTCGTCTTCGACGGGCTCGACACCGTCGCCGAGGTCCTGCTCGACGGCCGGCCGCTGGGCCGGACGCGGAACATGCACCGCTCGTACCGCTTCGACGTGACCGGGCTGAGCGGGCGGCTCACGGTACGGTTCGCCTCCGCCTACACCGAGGCCGAGGCGGTGCGCGGCACGGTGGGCGAGCGGCCCGGCGCCTACGCCGAGCCCTACCAGTACGTGCGCAAGATGGCCTGCTCGTTCGGCTGGGACTGGGGGCCGACGCTGGTGACGGCCGGGATCTGGCGGCCGGTGCGGCTGGAGCGCTGGTCGACGGCCCGGATCTCCCGGGTGCGCCCGCTGGTCACCGTCGAGGACGGCGTGGGGCGGGTCGAGCTGGCCGTCGACGTGGAGCGCTCCCGGGCCGGGGCGCCGCTCACCGTCGAGGCGAGCGTCGGCGGCGTGCGCGCCCGCGCGCGGATCGACGGGACGCGGGGCACCGTACGGCTCGAAGTGCCGGACGTACGGCTGTGGTGGCCCCGGGGGTACGGTGAACAGCCGCTGTACGAGGTGGAGTTGACGCTGCTGCGGGGTGCGGACGCGCTGGACGTGTGGCGGCGCCGGACCGGGTTCCGGACGGTGGAGCTGGACACCTCGGCCGACGCGCACGGGACCGGCTTCACCCTGGCCGTCAACGGCGAGCGGCTGTTCGCGCGGGGCGTCAACTGGATCCCCGACGACGTCTTCCCCTCCCGGATCACCCGGGACCGCTACCGGCGGCGGCTGGAACAGGCGGCCGGCGCCGGCGTGGACCTGGTCCGCGTGTGGGGCGGCGGGATCTACGAGAGCGAGGACTTCTACGACGCCTGCGACGAGCTGGGGCTGCTGGTCTGGCAGGACTTCCCCTTCGCCTGCGCGGCCTACCCCGAGGAGCAGCCGCTGCGCGGTGAGGTGGAGGCGGAGGCCCGGGAGAACGTCGTACGGCTGATGCCGCACCCCTCGCTGGTGCTGTGGAACGGCAACAACGAGAACCTGTGGGGGTTCCGGGACTGGGAGTGGGAGCCGTCGCTGGCCGGGGACTCCTGGGGCGAAGGCTACTACCTGGGCGTCCTGCCGCGCGTGGTCGCCGAGCTGGACCCGACCCGGCCGTACACGGCGGGCAGCCCCTGGTCCGGGTCCTGGCGGCACCACCCGAACGACCCGGCGCACGGCACGCACCACTCCTGGGAGGTGTGGAACCGCGCCGACTACGCCGACTACCGGCTCGACGTGCCCCGTTTCGTGGCCGAGTTCGGCTGGCAGGCGCCACCCGCGTACGCCACACTGCGCCGCGCGCTGCCCGGGGAGAATTTCGCGCCGGACTCCCCCGGTGTGCTGCACCACCAGAAGGCCGACGACGGCAACGGCAAGCTGGAGCGCGGGCTGGCCCGCCACTTCGCCCTGCCCGAGGGCGACTTCGACCGCTGGCACTATCTGACGCAGCTCAACCAGGCGCGGGCGGTCGCCGCCGGGATCGAGCACTGGCGCTCGCACTGGCCGGTGTGCGCGGGCACCGTGGTGTGGCAGCTCAACGACTGCTGGCCGGTGACCTCGTGGGCCGCGATCGACGGGGACGGGCGGGAGAAGCCGCTCTACCACGAGCTGCGGCGGCTGTACGCGGACCGGCTGCTGACCGTGCGCGCCGACGGGGACGGCCTGCTGGTGGCGGCGGTCAACCAGGCGGCCGAGGACTGGCACGGCACGCTGCGGCTGCGCCGGATGTCCGTCGGGGGCACGGTGATCGGGGAGGCGGCGCCGGTCCTGGCCGCCCGGGGCCGGGCGGTGGCCGGGATCGGGGTCCCGGCGGAGCTGGTGCCCACCGGCCCCGGGGAGTTCCTGGTCGCCGACGCGGAGGGACTGCGGGCACTGCACTTCCCCGCGCCGGACCGCGAAGTGCCTTACCCTCGGCCCGAGTTCGAGGTCGCGCTCGTCCCGGACGGGATCACGGTGACGGCCCGCACGCTGGTCCGGGACCTGCTGCTCCAGGCCGACCGGCTGGACCCGGACGCGCGGGCGGACCGGGGGCTGGTGACGCTGCTGCCCGGGGAAGAGGTGACCATCGGGGTGCGGGGCTGGAAGACTCCCGACCCGGACACCGCCCGTTCCGCCCTGTACTGCGTGGAGCCCACTCGATGA
- a CDS encoding LacI family DNA-binding transcriptional regulator: protein MTATPTPRVTIKDVAARAGVSKGAVSLAFNRKPGLSEATRDRIFRAARELGWAPSSTARTLAGSRVDVVGLAVCRPARLLGLEPFYMEFISGVESVLVERSCSLLLRLVRSPEEEVGLMESWWRGRQIGGSILVDFRADDPRPAVAGRLGLPVVAVGHPALTGGLTSVWTDDATAVTEAVRYLAALGHRRIARVGGAAALGHTSIRTTAFDAAVRALERPARAWQVATDFSGDAGARATRSLLTAAPGERPTAIVYDNDIMAVAGLSVAAEMGLRVPDDVSLLAWDDSQLCRLTHPTLSAMSHDVHGFGAEVARTLFGVITGEGPGSHPVPTPVLTPRGSTAPP from the coding sequence ATGACGGCAACGCCGACCCCCCGCGTCACCATCAAGGACGTCGCCGCGCGCGCCGGCGTGTCCAAGGGGGCCGTGTCCCTCGCCTTCAACCGCAAGCCCGGACTGTCGGAGGCGACCCGGGACCGGATCTTCCGGGCGGCGCGGGAGCTGGGCTGGGCCCCGAGCTCGACCGCGCGGACCCTGGCCGGGTCGCGGGTGGACGTGGTGGGGCTGGCCGTGTGCCGGCCCGCCCGGCTGCTCGGCCTGGAGCCCTTCTACATGGAGTTCATCTCCGGGGTGGAGAGCGTCCTGGTCGAGCGGTCCTGCTCGCTGCTGCTGCGGCTGGTGCGCAGCCCGGAGGAGGAGGTCGGGCTGATGGAGTCGTGGTGGCGGGGGCGGCAGATCGGCGGGTCGATCCTGGTGGACTTCCGCGCCGACGACCCGCGTCCGGCGGTGGCCGGGCGGCTCGGGCTGCCGGTGGTGGCCGTCGGGCACCCGGCGCTGACGGGCGGGCTGACGTCCGTGTGGACGGACGACGCCACGGCCGTGACGGAGGCGGTGCGCTATCTGGCGGCGCTGGGGCACCGGCGGATCGCCCGGGTGGGCGGCGCGGCGGCGCTCGGGCACACCTCGATCCGTACGACCGCGTTCGACGCGGCGGTGCGGGCGCTGGAGCGGCCCGCGCGGGCGTGGCAGGTGGCGACGGACTTCTCCGGGGACGCGGGCGCGCGGGCCACGCGCTCGCTGCTGACGGCCGCGCCGGGCGAGCGGCCGACGGCGATCGTGTACGACAACGACATCATGGCGGTGGCGGGGCTGTCGGTGGCGGCGGAGATGGGGCTGCGGGTGCCGGACGACGTGTCGCTGCTGGCGTGGGACGACTCGCAGCTGTGCCGGCTGACGCATCCGACGCTGTCGGCGATGAGCCACGATGTGCACGGGTTCGGGGCGGAGGTGGCGCGGACGCTGTTCGGGGTGATCACCGGCGAGGGGCCGGGGTCGCACCCCGTACCGACCCCGGTCCTGACCCCGCGGGGGTCCACGGCTCCGCCGTGA
- a CDS encoding thiolase family protein, with translation MPRTVRDVVFVDGVRTPFGKAGPKGIYHETRADDLVVKAIRELLRRNPGLDPKKIDEVAVAATTQIGDQGLTIGRTAGILAGLPTSVPGYSIDRMCAGALTAVTTVAGSVAFGAYDVAIAGGVEHMGRHPMGEGVDPNPRFVSEKLVDESALFMGMTAENLHDRYPRITKLRADEYAVRSQEKAAKAYANGRIQADLVPISVRRTNPESGETGWGLVTADEPMRPGTTLENLAGLKTPFRVHGRVTAGNAAGLNDGATASLIASEDFARENGLPVKMRLVSYSFAGVEPEVMGYGPIPATEKALAQAGLSISDIGLFEINEAFAVQVLAFLDHYGIADDDERVNQYGGAIAFGHPLASSGVRLMTQLARQFEEQPHVRYGLTTMCVGFGMGATVIWENPHFEGDK, from the coding sequence GTGCCTCGTACCGTCAGGGACGTCGTCTTCGTCGACGGCGTCCGTACCCCGTTCGGCAAGGCGGGCCCGAAGGGCATCTACCACGAGACCCGCGCCGACGACCTCGTCGTGAAGGCGATCCGGGAGCTGCTGCGCCGCAACCCCGGGCTCGACCCGAAGAAGATCGACGAGGTCGCCGTCGCCGCGACCACGCAGATCGGCGACCAGGGCCTGACCATCGGCCGCACGGCCGGCATCCTCGCGGGCCTGCCCACCTCGGTCCCGGGCTACTCCATCGACCGCATGTGCGCCGGCGCGCTGACCGCCGTCACCACGGTCGCCGGCTCCGTCGCCTTCGGCGCGTACGACGTCGCCATCGCGGGCGGTGTCGAGCACATGGGCCGCCACCCGATGGGCGAGGGCGTCGACCCCAACCCGCGGTTCGTGAGCGAGAAGCTGGTCGACGAGTCCGCCCTGTTCATGGGCATGACGGCGGAGAACCTGCACGACCGCTACCCGCGGATCACCAAGCTGCGCGCGGACGAGTACGCGGTGCGCTCGCAGGAGAAGGCCGCCAAGGCGTACGCCAACGGCAGGATCCAGGCCGACCTGGTGCCGATCTCCGTACGGCGGACCAACCCCGAGAGCGGTGAGACCGGCTGGGGCCTGGTCACCGCCGACGAGCCGATGCGTCCCGGCACCACGCTGGAGAACCTGGCCGGTCTGAAGACGCCGTTCCGTGTGCACGGCCGGGTCACCGCGGGCAACGCGGCCGGTCTGAACGACGGCGCCACCGCCTCCCTCATCGCCTCCGAGGACTTCGCCCGCGAGAACGGCCTGCCGGTCAAGATGCGGCTGGTCTCCTACTCGTTCGCCGGTGTGGAGCCCGAGGTCATGGGCTACGGCCCCATCCCGGCGACGGAGAAGGCGCTCGCCCAGGCCGGCCTGTCCATCTCCGACATCGGCCTGTTCGAGATCAACGAGGCCTTCGCCGTCCAGGTCCTGGCCTTCCTGGACCACTACGGCATCGCCGACGACGACGAGCGCGTCAACCAGTACGGCGGCGCCATCGCCTTCGGCCACCCGCTGGCCTCCTCCGGCGTCCGCCTGATGACGCAGCTGGCCCGCCAGTTCGAGGAACAGCCGCACGTCCGCTACGGCCTGACCACCATGTGCGTCGGCTTCGGCATGGGCGCGACGGTCATCTGGGAGAACCCGCACTTCGAGGGGGACAAGTGA